aTGCATTAAgctaaactaatttaaatatccagcctaatatataataataataatagtaatataaaCATGACCTAATTGTTCCTAAATCCCATATGCCTCATCCTTTTTCCCATATACCTTCCAATGCTCTAACCTCTACATCAACAATCCTAATCACCTCTTCATATATAGACACcccaaaaacacacacacacacacattataTATCTAGATATAAATGTAGATTTCGACGGCCTCAAAGGAAAATATCATACTAGCTATGGTGACACGACGTTTAGCTTCCGACAACCATCTACACCAAGTCGAAACACAACAAGGCCACGGATAGGGATCTTCCTcgagttatatatattaacatgcATACTTAGTGCCAAACGTTGTAGACTTtatatatacagtaaaacctccataaattaatactttataaattaataaactttctaaaataataaaatttttcgatCCCGACTTGagcctttgtaaaaaaaaatcatcaaattcgataagataataaaataataatttttcgaaaaattcatttataaatattaggtcccattaaaactctaaattaataatttataaatattacaattataaatattatggtaatttgctaaaatatgaagtctgtaatggtttacgcatttgatcattcatagacgattttgcgatgccttttagatgagaagacatggttgggtgttatgaattattttatttttatattgagatttatatagtgtatgtttcattcatcatgcatgaatatatttaattggctataataattatttaagtgcaacgaattaatataaacatgtatttaagtaatttcaatgaattgatacgtgcgtttatgaatataatagttaattgtatacaataaattgatattatacatgaatatatttaattagttacaaagaattgattggttcatgaatataatcaatgaaacatatatgaattcatttattttcaatacatatgtactaaatttgctgaatttaaaatatctctcttttaataaataaatattaatttatcgataaattattatctctctaaattatttcaatacaaataataagataataatgcTTATTGTGCTAATTAAACTcgaccaatttttttaaaattcacttTAGATATAAAACTTTAAGTAactagaaatattattatttctaattatgaataccttGGAAATTAAAGAACAATATCCACAAAGAAATTTTGACCACAAATATcgatcacttttttttatatatatatttttataatttatactataacataaagtataatatattaaattgacctcatattttgtgaatttgacTCATCCAAATCTTTAATGTTGACcatgttttttattattaacatatatatatagtaaaaaaatatttaaatatatgaaaattaaaatttatgtaatcaTGTCAGTATCacattcataatatatatacaaatatattacaatctgcatcttattttaataattttatttttaattataactcCTACAAGTCTTCAAAAAGATTATTTACACACTCCTTTTTgataaacttaaaaagaaaaagagaaagaaaagaatttcacacacttttttcttttaaagtgaatcagttataatttattataaattttaattaccaataattagtatatgtcaattttttattaataaatataaataacttataataaCTCAATCTCGATAGTAATAGCACAAGCTGTACAACTCAATCGATGCatcaaaattactaataatgataaataaattgcaaCAAGTCATATAAATGAgacaaatattcatataaaataccAACACGTTCGACTGGATTCGAACCGATAATctcaattcaataattattattacaataaattaaaaactaatattaaaataaattagtaattatgtGTCAGTGAGTATTGGATTTATGACatctatttaaaaagaataaaaaaagaaaagaaaattatagcGTGGAGAGGAGACAAGATTTTTACATGGTTTTTGAAACGGCAATGTCCGGAGCCTGGTAGGCAAGGAAAACCCCGACCACCACGTGTCAGTTCGGGTTTGCGCTCTGAACTGTCACCAAAACTCTTGGCATTTGCTCTACACTCACACTCTATTTCACCAAAATTTcctctcattttctttctcattcagCACAAAAGCAAAACGGCTGCATGCATTGGGTGAAAAGCTGGTGaactctcttcttctttcttttgctttgATCCCTTGCTTGTtcatgttttcttgattttgttgtgGGAATTTATGAAGAAGGTAGGAGTGTAAGAGAGTTGTGTTCTTGGGAATGTGGTTGAGTTTGATTTCCTTTGCTTTTTCCAAATGATGGGATTTTTTTTGAATCGAAAGTTTAAGACAAGGGGTGTGTGAGAAAGTTGTAGTCTTTGGATTGGCTGAAACctttacttgcatttttctgtGTTGATGCCACCCAAAGcttccacttttttttttaattttttttttaatttggagtTCCCGTTTATGGTTCTGAAGCagatccttttttttttttgggttttttttttgtttttggttttgattttcttttttaaaaaaaatgatgttttgccctgatttttgttttacaaaGGAGGTTTTTGTGTCGGAGCAATAGTTGTGTGAGTCTTGTTGGGCATCAAACCATATGATGGAGAGGGATCAACTCTTTGGTCAGGTAAAGGTTGTATTTGATTCAATAAGGGTCAACCTCGGGAGGTGgaatttgtgtgtgtgtgtattaatgtgtgtgggtgtgtttgtctttgtgtgtgtgtattaatgtgtgtgtgggtgtgtttgtctttgtgtttgtgtgtgtatgtgtgtgtgtgggtgtgtttGTCTTTGTGTTTCTGTGTGTGGGTGGGGGTGGTAGGCCTGTTGACTTGTACATGAAAGATATGCTATTGCATAACATTGAACCTCTGGTGACTTGTTAGTTAAAATGAAAGGTAGAAGTACCAGACATGTTGATCATTTGTTTGACGTGTTACCATCATGGGAAGTTCTGAATTTTGGAGCAAAATTTCGATGTACATTTTTCATGGAGTGATCTAATATTGATATGTTGTCTTCTCTATCAAGATCAATGTTTCGGTTTTCTGTTGTTTGTTTCAACTCTGTTAACTGAGGGCTTTATGGCCCATAAATGATCTAGAGGGCTTTGCGATCAGCGTACTTCATTTATTAGAACTTTCCATAAACATACAAGTAGACGACAAACATGTATTTATTGCTATCCGAATCTTGGTTGTGAAGATTTACTTACATTTGCATGGAAACGACCCTTTACGTAGACTGATTGCTAGATATTAGCCAGCATGAGGAAGCTTAGGCTGAGAGAGGTCTTCATTAGCGGAGTCTGCAATTCTCAAGAAGGGCTTAGTGCTTGCTAAGAAATGCTTTCTCTGGTCAGGTTCAAACGAAATAAATGACTTACATAAATTAAGCACGTGTTGCACCCATTCAAGATAACTATCTCTGACTGGAGAAATCTTGCTCGTTGCGTTACCCTAGCTATAGACAGATGGTAAATGTGCGAACCGGCACGTGCAAGGTACCGATTTCCATGTGGGCCATTAATAAATACTGCTTACTATTTATTGGTTAAGGATCCAACAATAGATATGCTTTTGCTGCTGGGATTGGTTGTGTAATAACAGGCTGTTGTTGTCGATGAAGTTTTATCTCTTGATACTCTATCTGGTTCGGGAAGTATACAATAAACTAAACCTCTCCCTATCCTAGTTTGGTTTGGAAAttttgtcttatattgattaaCGGTTCTGCAATAGATACTCTTTTGCCGTTGAAATTTAGTTACGTAATCCACGACGATGCagtagatgaaaattttatttctgtgATTCTCTGTCTGGCTTGGACTGTATAGACAACTGTAAAGCTCTCCTCTTTTAGTTTGGGAACTTGTCTCTCATTTGTCGGCATTCTGTGGTGAAACATTTTGAATATAACTTGGTAACTCACTTTTGTTTTCCTgcttttttattatagcatTTTTACTCTCTCGTTAAATGTTGCTTTAGATCACAGCTTGATAAGAGACAAGCCCGTGGACATTCTGAAGAGAAGAGGCTGTCGAAGAACAGATTGTTTATCGCTGTAAGTGTTCCCACCTAGCACTGTATGTCTTTTGAGTGAATTTTGTGGTATTTCTACTTGAGCTTCTTATATATAAAGCAATATTAAAAGACAAAGGAATTCGAGGGCactaatcaataataatataacttctgtattcatatttatttttacaatcaaaaaattactttatgGTATCCGTAACAAATGTGTCGATTCAAGTGCATGTTGATGATCTGAATCTTTTTGAACTGGCTCAACGAGAGGgttgtgtgtttttattgTGATATAATTGCTAAAGACTTGAGTTGGATGAAATGCCCCTTGGCAGGCTCGAGTGAAACTTCAGTGTTGAAACGCGCACGGTGGCAGAAACTTTCATTGTCAAAACGTGCTGTCAAAGATTCAGGCTCTAACATGGATGCGGCCAGGCCAGcattaattcaaacatatgGATCCAGGACTGGAAAGCGTCGAAGGAGTGCTTCATCGGCGAACAGTGGGGTTGAAGGATCACCATCTTTCATAAAGAGACTGGAAAATCCACAAGGATCTATTACGGGCACTGATGATTCATTGATAAATGATGCTAAAAAGCGCATTGGTCGATTCATTTATGAGAATGGACTAGATGTCAATGCTGTCCATTCGCCTAGCTTCCAGAGTATGATTTCTCTTTGCTCTGGACAGACGAAGAACCAGATTCCTACCAGTCAGGAGTTGAGAGGTTGGATCTTTAAGGATGCAGTGAAAGAAATGCGTGAATATGTGAAGAAGATCAGAAATTCTTGGGCTGATACTGGTTGCAGCATCTTACTAGATGGATGGACAGATGCAAAGGGCCGTCAtctgattaatattttagtggACTCTCCGAAAGGCACAGTTTATCTTTGCTCGTTTGACATTTCTGATTGTATTGGGAACATGGATGCCATGCAGTCGTTCATTGACAAAGTTCTCATGGAGGTTGGGATCAGCAGTGTTGTTCAAATCATTACTTACTCAACCTCAGCCTTCATGAAGGAAGTCGGCAAGCAACTAATGGAGAAATACAGGCCGATTTTTTGGACGGTGAGCTCATCTTGCTGCATAGAACTTATGCTGGAGAAACTGACTGGTGTCAATCTGATCAAGGAGACACTGGAAAAGGCAAAAACCATCACAAGGTTCATACACAGCAATCCCGATGTTCTGAAACATCTTCAAGATCAGACGGATGGAAACGGTTTACTTGTGGCGTCCAAGACAAGGTCAACGCAACCTTTCTCAACGCTCGAGAATATTGTTCTCGAGAAGGAGACCTTGAAGACATTGTTTCTCTCTTCTGATCCCAGGAGCTCAGCCTTAACTTCGACTGCAGAGGGGAAAAACGCTGCTGACATATTGGCAGATCGGACGTTCTGGAATGGGGCCACAACTGTTCTGAAGGCAGCTATTCCGCTTGTGCGTGTCATAGATTGGATGAACATGGGAAACAAGGAACAAAtgggatatatatatgaaacaatTGATCAGGCCAAGGAAACGATTAAAGAGGaattcaagaagaagaagtacCAGTACGCCCCATTTTGGAAAGCAATAGACGACGTCTGGAACGAGCTCCTCTACAGCCCTCTTCACTCTGCTGGTTACTTTCTGAACCCAAATCTCTTCTATTCCACCGACGTGTATATCGATCCAGAAGTCGTCACCGGTCTCTTCTGCTGCATCGTCCGCTCAAGCCAAGATCTGCATGTTCAAGATCGTATAACTGTCCAGTTGGAACAGTACCGAGTAGCCAAGGATGCTTTCAGCATAGGATCTGCAGTTGATAAGAGATCAAATATCTCTCCAGGTCCCATTAACATCTAATGTATATCATATTTCCACCAACTAGTTACCACCATCTAATCTGTAAACTCTTTCTTGCAGCAATTTGGTGGTCCAGGTACGGCGGACAATGTCCTGAGCTACAGAAGCTAGCCATTCGAATTCTGAGCCAGACGTGCGATGGTGCCTCAAAATTTCAGCTCAAGAGGAGTCTGGCGGAGATATTGCTGACAAAGGGACGGAGCCAAGCAGAACAGAAACGGGCAACAGATGTCGTTTTTCTTCGTTACAACATGCAGCTACAGAACTTTGCTTCTGGTAAGACCGACTACATCGCTTCCAATGAGGTCAGCCCGATGGATGATTGGGTAATGAATAATGCATCCCAGAACAGCGACACTACATTGATGGAAGTGGATGGTGGGGATACAATTGATTGAGGCGTCGGCAACATGGTGGAGCTTCCGGAGAAGAGGAGCCTGCGTAAGCTGATATTTTGATCCGGCTGGCTACCGCCGGATAGTCTGGAACATTTCGTTTtctgtttgaatttgtgtgctTGATTAAGTACTTGGAACCTTCTTTTACATTATCGGATGCAAACTGTTGCACCTCATTTTGGAGTGGGATTTGGGCAATAATGCCAGAATTAATGCATGTTGTATTCTGTCATATTTTACTCCGGCCCTGCATGCGTTGTCTTAATTCTGCTCTCTTACATGCGCAGGTTAGTTGGGAAATTCTGATCTCGATCGAGTTTGAtaaaatctaatcaattttaCGACAAGTATAACATACTTGTTGTATGATTGGCGGTTAGTTCAACAAAGTGATTAACCACATGATAACTATATCATTTCTGTTATGTGGTTGTTTGATTcgatcaaacttgatttgagtaagaatttttcCAGATTAAGAATAGTGTTTTAATGTTATTCATTCACTTGAATGAAGCTTTTATTAGTTAGTTCTTCCTTCAGTGATAATCTGGGATTCCAAATATGCTAATAAACAggaagaaaattttttgtccAGACTACATTTGGCGGAACCTAATCAATGTTATACACTTGCTTTGTGATCGGTCACTTTTCCTGAACTGTATAACAATGACACCACAAGTGTATGATTGgttcaattttaatcaaatcgGATTCAAAGTAGAATTTTCCTAAACaagaatatgtattttttcgGTAGCAAATCTTCTATCACTTGATGGCTTATActcttaaatttcaatttattttaatttttggaatcgatatttgtcatttatatatatatatatgatatcaaaatgtgataaaaGATTCTCGCAGTTTTTCTAAAGATTCTTTGATTACGAAAACTTTATGTTTGTTGtgttatcaatttattttttttcatattttcccTATATACTCTGAATCTCGAAAGGACAGATTATAACAATagttattgttatatttttatcccaaaaatcaatttatctaAAATCATTTTCCTAAAACttgttttctctattttcacaTAATCATTTTGTAGAAAAAGACTCACATAAAATTAGAGTCCTAGTCAATTAAAGAACCTAGAATAAGACCgagatgataataaaattttggataaattataatgattttttctaaaatttaacataataacggatattttttctttaaaaaattacaaatactctataatatttgaaaaaattatgtaatctttaCATGGAGGTATGAATgttaaaagtttttaaaaaaatcaaaaggaatgcatgaaaaattttaaaaattacaaaaaaataatccacttagtccattaaaaaataaaaaaatatataattcttaatatacaagggtattttagtcggttcaccacaaaaaaagataaaatctaATGAATTAGACTAATTGTTAAAGAACCATCAAAATCAAGggtatagataatttttcaaacaattagttgttttcgtaattatgtcaaacctcataaaatattattacaatttaccctaaaattttattaagattGAGATTTCAAAGCTCTACAGTACGAAATCTTTATTTGCACagattataattatcccaGTCGACATTGATGTGATCATTGTTAcaataattatgcaaaaaattcaGGAATCTCCCCTGTGATAATGgaaatgttcaaaaaaaatttgtgaaaattaaattatcaattaccctccttgtgatataaaataaagttcaaaaaatccCCTCCGTATAAAAATTGGACCGCCCGCATTTTGACTACAAATAGGCTATGAAAGTACACCTATAGTCCCAAAGTTTTCCAGAATTTTAACAgtatttggtattttaatCGTATCTTCTTGCTTATCTTTAATAATCAACCCATAATACTCATAAttaggcccaacatgctttcgaaataaattaagcccTCATAAATCTGTACCATATTTTGACCGCTTTGTTTTCGGATATTCCAAGTTCTTGATTTTACAGGCTTCCTCCGACCACATTACTGCAACAATTGGTTCACAAGTACTTGACTCTTTCAGCAGCAAACATCATagccctatttcgtttcctaccttaggcgTAAAAGAGACTCCAATatagggacttaatagaattttggacaaataAGTTGAACAGAAACTttacttttattaaagaaatatatagaaaattacatagatattattcctacgttagaggagacaactgtttagcctctcatatgatagaggacttgactcgttggggaaaccccccataaactaagaaatttaaaaatacaaagactAAGAATTCAAAATGTTATGCTTTGGAAGAGTTGGAGAAGATTTTTGACGATCCCCATCTGCTTTATTGCATCCTTATTTATTGGCGTCCGCGGACTTTAACTCCTAATTCTAAACTTATTTTTGACGACGTCATTGGGTTTGTTATCATCTTGTTACTTTCAGATGACATCACTGCGTTCGTCATTACCGCGTCCTTTTCCAGCTGTTGGTCATAATGGCTTGTCGGCCATGTGATTGCTAGCTGGTTTTCCTGCTGCTGTtggtttttgttgttttctgccaacaattttattcttgattttttatatttttttaatttttacttctttttgtaatattctttctttttacctTGTTCTGGTTTGGttcgaatttatttttatgggaccaaattTTTGTTTCGAACAGGagcttctcttgtttttcacaGCAATGGTATAAATGGTTATGctattgcccaacatgcaacatgttgcatgtcttcatccttgtggcTTTGTCGCTAATAGCTTATCTTTTCAGATTAGCATTCTCTTCTTctcaaataagctttctgcGAATTCAGTGCTTTTTTTCGTCATAaaatttaacaggaatgatCTATTCactttgttggaaaatattcTGAATGGATAGTTGACTTTGTCCGTCTcagtgagacagacccataatccccaaACTCTTCTAGTAGAGATATCGTCTTTACTAATAGCtgataccaagggagcttATCCTGAGgcagttttaattttattgaaagccACCATATCTGGCCTCTGCAACTTCATAAAACgaaatgctggatgagaccctTTTCCTGTAGTTTCTAGAGCGACTGATACGAATTTAATTTCCAGAATATCGCCTCTCTTTAGGTGGGAGttattttgccatgaatcaaatatcgccccactaatccacttcaaaagttttgaaatcTTTGGAAAactcggtgacatagtatgaactgaagcgaGAGCTCCAAAGtcataccattctctgacATCCTATGGTTTggacccttctaacatccaaaCATCGAtacctgtatcatgaaagtaaataggaggtgtttttaccctaaactagggtgatccaaatgctctTCCAATCATGATCTTGGTTTCTCGTATTTCCTTATTgagaattagaatttttagtgaaaaatCTTTTCCTACGATAACGGGTAAGTTTTCCCTTGCTTCAttagggaaaactccaggttttgAAGTGCAAATCCCTGATCgtaatcaatataagctgcaaaatactctatcttatattaatcatataacataccaacatatatgtatatagagaAAGGGCTCGTTATTCAATCCTTAtagtaacaccatcaagactaaATTACATGTCGTTACCTTTTCTTACTCATGGTTTATGATatttgaggaaacttaaccccaagaTCATACTTTCATTTTCTCGTCCTACGacacctgaacttactttatagattatgtgatgcttcttTTGGTTaagtcctatctggttcaggactttccGAGTTCATctaatcctaaatccatcataTGAGCTAAGATTGGAGTCttgtcgcatgattcttttcatagttttgtttgacacTGTCATCCttgaaaagaatcctgataggcttttAGAgatttgaagcctatctccctcgttataattattctgactcggttgaagatccattcgaatcagtctctatttcctcctcatagacaCTTTCGTCTGAcggaagatcttcgaattgtTAAATGGGTACCAAATAGCCATAGTAGACTACGTCTAATATGTTATCcatggcttcaaattttctcaattcactATGTTTCTGCGGGCACTCGGGAGAGATATGTCCTTTTTCTCTGCAAATCCATCAATTacagtctttgaaactttgaTTGGTTCGGGATGAGCCcatctgaaagttcttcttgtaggggttcttcctgtagatcttgcatctgttcatctagatccttgggatgaagtCCTTGTCGATCCTGTTTTCTGTCTAGATTTGTATGATCTGACTTTTGCCTTGGAACACCATGATTTTCGtcgggaaaaggttcttctggaactccCAGGATAGGAGACACTACTTTGCTTCCTCATCTTCCTTGGCTCatttgattctcctataatagttgaaaaatcattattatcacaatagatgcttgataacaccaatccttcagtttgtatttaaggaaagacattctccTTGCAACTGAATCTAGTTGTCCTttaggtactttgtatgattggATCAACTTTTTTCCTCCATGGACTCCACATTTTTGCAAAGAACATTAGAGCTGatacttctgttgctactccactttggaagaaatacttggaaaaccaatagatatattcgtctactgcgcaaatacttcttaattcaAAGCTAAAAAGGgcttgtgcatattctctagccttacGTGCTCTACTTTCTTCGAACTAACCATCTCcaatgaagtgtatcttgatgaGTCTTTCTAGTCGATCTACGATCATGCCTTTTGAATCTCCGGCAAGGATGcggctttggtatcttttggggtattatcccattggatcttcacagatccctccaagctTATCTCCACgaattttatgaagttttctttgtcgagttCTAAAGTAGTTGCCACTATTTTTATGGTTGCAACCCATtcatctatcaatttctcggtattttgaaaattgataatatccAGGTTAAGTATAGCGTTGTATGGATGCACGGGCTAGAGCATGGTTCTCGCCCAAGGTGTAATTTTAGGCATTGTTCTAGGatttcttcttggattttcttttagcCTGGTTGCTATAAAAGTTGGAGtagcattagtgtggaaatccgcactCTCTCATCGAATGATCCTGTGGAGAATCATTGGAACATGTATTTGCCTCCGGCGGGGATAGTGCTAGAGTGACTTCACTgatttggatattgactaagtCCACAATCACGAGTTGGAAAAAGACTGctaattcttgtagatctgatagatctaCTCTCGtcacctccattattttatagatcttaTAGATGCGATAGTCAGATCTTCTCTGGACttcggctttggaatctcTATGGCCTTCCCCTTCTAGTGTAAAAGAGAAACTGTTCCAAAGGGCGTCCTTGATTTGCTCT
This region of Sesamum indicum cultivar Zhongzhi No. 13 linkage group LG4, S_indicum_v1.0, whole genome shotgun sequence genomic DNA includes:
- the LOC105161116 gene encoding uncharacterized protein LOC105161116 encodes the protein MDAARPALIQTYGSRTGKRRRSASSANSGVEGSPSFIKRLENPQGSITGTDDSLINDAKKRIGRFIYENGLDVNAVHSPSFQSMISLCSGQTKNQIPTSQELRGWIFKDAVKEMREYVKKIRNSWADTGCSILLDGWTDAKGRHLINILVDSPKGTVYLCSFDISDCIGNMDAMQSFIDKVLMEVGISSVVQIITYSTSAFMKEVGKQLMEKYRPIFWTVSSSCCIELMLEKLTGVNLIKETLEKAKTITRFIHSNPDVLKHLQDQTDGNGLLVASKTRSTQPFSTLENIVLEKETLKTLFLSSDPRSSALTSTAEGKNAADILADRTFWNGATTVLKAAIPLVRVIDWMNMGNKEQMGYIYETIDQAKETIKEEFKKKKYQYAPFWKAIDDVWNELLYSPLHSAGYFLNPNLFYSTDVYIDPEVVTGLFCCIVRSSQDLHVQDRITVQLEQYRVAKDAFSIGSAVDKRSNISPAIWWSRYGGQCPELQKLAIRILSQTCDGASKFQLKRSLAEILLTKGRSQAEQKRATDVVFLRYNMQLQNFASGKTDYIASNEVSPMDDWVMNNASQNSDTTLMEVDGGDTID